One window from the genome of Kryptolebias marmoratus isolate JLee-2015 linkage group LG1, ASM164957v2, whole genome shotgun sequence encodes:
- the pole gene encoding DNA polymerase epsilon catalytic subunit A yields MVLQNSGRFRADRGRSGADQENQDDGSSAVKRLERSQFTDDMDARFGFDRMKEPGEKTGWLINMHPTEILDEDRRMISAVNYYFIQEDGSRFKVALPFKPYFYVATKKNCEREVVSYLSKKFQGKVAKLETLPKEDLDLPNHLVGLKRNYIKLSFNTVDDLVKAKREIAPAVRKNREREQSNDAYTSMLSSALAGASVTPADEDGMSKSIADQLDNIVDMREYDVPYHVRLSIDLKIHVAHWYSVRYRGGAYPPEIVRRDDLVERPDPVVLAFDIETTKLPLKFPDAETDQIMMISYMIDGQGFLITNREIVSEDIEDFEFTPKPEYEGPFTVFNEDNEASLIQRWFDHVQETKPNIFVTYNGDFFDWPFVETRAALHGLSMHKEIGFQKDSQGEYKSSQAIHMDCLRWVKRDSYLPVGSHNLKAAAKAKLGYDPVELDPEEMCRMATEEPQTLATYSVSDAVATYYLYMKYVHPFIFALCTIIPMEPDEVLRKGSGTLCEALLMVQAFHANIVFPNKQEQVFNKLTDDGHVMDSETYVGGHVEALESGVFRSDIPCRFKMNPAAFDFLLQRVERTMRHAVEEEEKLPLEQVTNFNEVCDEIKTKLTSLKEVPNRIECPLIYHLDVGAMYPNIILTNRLQPSAMVDEATCAACDFNKPGASCQRRMAWQWRGEIMPASRSEFHRIQQQLESEKFPPLFPNGPARAFHALNREEQAKHEKKRLADYCKKAYKKMHVTRLEERVTTICQRENSFYVDTVRAFRDRRYEFKGLHKVWKKKLSAAQDSGDAAEVKRCKNMEILYESLQLAHKCILNSFYGYVMRKGARWYSMEMAGIVCYTGANIITQARELIEQIGRPLELDTDGIWCVLPNTFPENFVIKTSNEKKPKVTISYPGAMLNILVKEGFTNEQYHELEDPASLTYNIRSENSIFFEVDGPYLAMILPASKEEGKKLKKRYAVFNEDGSLAELKGFEVKRRGELQLIKIFQSSVFEAFLKGTTLEEVYASVAKVADYWLDVLYSKAANMPDAELFDLISENRSMSRKLEDYGEQKSTSISTAKRLAEFLGDQMVKDAGLSCRYVISRKPEGSPVTERAIPLAIFQAEPSVKKHFLRKWLKMPSLHDLDIRSILDWSYYIERLGSAIQKIITIPAALQQVKNPVPRVRHPDWLHKKLLEKNDIFKQKKISELFTSEGKRQVTHQPLEAGEAADIEDFGMPARPLQPAVLISTKRKRASQGDDSQVESQDVELTQSWREILGPPPPKGTTQEGRLVWLRYHKKKWELQLRQRKERKKRRKLLDGEAQPVGGGVIRGGPTTGLGSFLRRTARSVLDMPWQIVQIAETSHPGLYKLWAVIGNDLHCMKLNIPRVFYVNQKVPKQEEGAVYKKVNRMLPRSNMVYYLYEYSVPEDMYQKHINEINADLSAPDIEGVYETQVPLLFRALVQLGCVCMVNKHVVRDLAGRETDTFDLEHLERRSLAQFSYLEPGSVRHMYLYHHSQGQKALFGLFIPSQRKASIFILDTVRSNQMPNLSNLYTAERTALLEKTTEELLPPEKHTFEVRAENDIKAISRALQRILLNYKVERRGPTLIALQSNWDLLRLAAGMPVLEEFPVVPVHVVDEISYSVLDWQRHGARRMIRHYLNLDSCLSQAFDMARYYHLPVGNLPQDVSIFGSDLFLARHLRKHNHLLWLSPTARPDLGGKEADDSRLVMENDDRGSVEINAQGCYSTVCVELDLQSLAVNTILQSQHVNDMEGGASLGVSFDVIQQGSLEDMMSGNQGASALASYDETALCSNTFRILKSMVVGWVREITQYHNVYADNQVVHFYRWLRSPSSLLYDPALHRTLHNMMKKVFLQLVAEFKRLGSTVVYGNFNRIILSTKKRRIDDAIAYVEYITNSIHSREIFHSLSISFSRCWEFLLWMDPANFGGVQGKLPSSVLYGEEGTKQKKSRQEGEDEDESEDEDVVEEDDADGETEEVEELIESSWNIMHYLPQTASCQKYFLMIVSAYIAAVYHSMKEELRRNAPGATPVKRRGGSQASQQAVGDLSALPGMISFSQEYVASELTQNIFTITQKIQKKVTGSRNVTQTSELFPVLPGSHLPLNKPALEFVKYVCQVLSLDANIVNQVNKLKRDLLRLVDVGEFSEEAQFRDPCNSYILPEVICHHCNFCRDLDLCKDPSMAQDGSVLPQWFCSSCQVQYEKDSIEMALVEALQKKLMSYTLQDLVCIKCKGVKEGNMPLYCRCAGDFDLTYSAKSFSEQITVFQNIASHYNMRFLEETIDWLLVMSPQISR; encoded by the exons ATGGTTTTGCAGAACAGCGGACGGTTCCGGGCGGACCGGGGTCGAAGCGGAGCGGACCAGGAGAACCA GGATGACGGCTCCTCGGCTGTCAAGCGGCTGGAGCGCAGCCAGTTCACCGACGACATGGACGCCCGCTTCGGCTTCGACAGGATGAAGGAGCCCGGCGAGAAGACGGGCTGGCTGATCAACATGCACCCC ACAGAGATCCTGGATGAAGACAGGAGGATGATCAGTGCTGTGAATTATTATTTCATCCAGGAGGATGGAAGCAGATTCAAG GTGGCTCTTCCCTTCAAGCCTTATTTCTACGTGGCTACTAAGAAG AACTGCGAGAGAGAGGTCGTCTCGTATTTATCCAAGAAGTTTCAAGGGAAAGTGGCGAAACTCGAAACCCTTCCAAAAGAAGATCTGGATCTG CCGAACCACCTGGTTGGTCTGAAGAGGAACTACATCAAGCTGTCGTTCAACACCGTGGATGACCTCGTCAAGGCCAAGCGAGAGATCGCCCCGGCCGTGCGCAAGAACCGAGAGCGGGAGCAGTCCAACGACGCCTACACGTCCATGTTGTCCAG TGCTCTGGCAGGAGCCAGCGTGACGCCGGCTGACGAAGACGGGATGTCCAAGAGTATCGCCGACCAGCTGGACAACATCGTGGACATGAGGGAGTATGACGTGCCGTACCACGTCCGACTGTCCATCGACCTCAAGATCCACGTG GCTCACTGGTACAGCGTTCGATACCGCGGCGGCGCCTACCCGCCGGAGATCGTGCGCAGGGATGACCTTGTGGAGCGACCG GACCCCGTTGTTTTGGCTTTTGACATCGAGACGACCAAACTTCCTCTGAAGTTCCCCGACGCAGAGACGGATCAGATTATGATGATCTCCTACATGATCGATGGCCAG GGCTTTCTGATCACCAACCGCGAGATCGTCTCTGAGGACATCGAGGACTTTGAGTTCACCCCCAAACCTGAATACGAGGGGCCTTTTACGGTTTTTAACGAGGACAATGAG GCTTCCCTCATTCAGAGGTGGTTCGATCACGTCCAAGAAACCAAGCCAAACATCTTTGTAACCTACAACGGAGACTTCTTTGACTG GCCTTTTGTGGAAACCCGGGCAGCCCTCCACGGACTGAGCATGCACAAGGAAATCGGTTTCCAGAAGGACAGCCAGGGGGAGTACAAGTCCAGCCAGGCCATCCATATGGACTGCCTGAG GTGGGTGAAGAGAGACAGCTACCTCCCTGTGGGGAGTCACAACCTGAAGGCGGCAGCGAAGGCTAAACTGGGCTACGACCCCGTGGAGCTGGACCCTGAGGAGATGTGCCGCATGGCAACTGAAGAACCGCAG accTTAGCGACCTACTCGGTGTCAGACGCCGTGGCCACGTATTACCTGTACATGAAGTATGTTCACCCCTTCATCTTCGCGCTGTGCACCATCATCCCCATGGAGCCGGACGAG GTGCTGCGGAAAGGCTCGGGGACCCTGTGCGAAGCCCTGCTCATGGTGCAGGCCTTCCACGCCAACATCGTGTTCCCCAACAAGCAGGAGCAGGTTTTCAACAAGCTGACGGACGACGGCCACGTCATGGACTCCGAGACGTACGTGGGCGGCCACGTGGAGGCGCTGGAGTCCGGCGTGTTCCGCAGTGACATCCCCTGCCGCTTTAAAATG AACCCAGCTGCGTTCGACTTTCTGCTCCAGAGAGTGGAGAGGACGATGCGACACGccgtggaggaggaggagaagctccCCCTGGAGCAAGTCACCAACTTTAATGAG GTGTGTGATGAAATCAAAACGAAGCTGACGTCCTTGAAGGAGGTTCCAAACAGGATCGAATGTCCTCTCATCTACCATCTGGACGTCGGGGCGATGTACCCCAATATTATCCTCACCAACCGCCTGCAG CCGTCGGCTATGGTTGACGAGGCCACGTGTGCAGCGTGCGACTTCAACAAGCCCGGCGCCTCCTGTCAGAGGAGGATGGCTTGGCAGTGGAGAGGAGAAATCA TGCCTGCGAGTCGCAGTGAGTTCCACCGcatccagcagcagctggagtcCGAGAAGTTCCCGCCGCTGTTCCCCAACGGGCCGGCCCGGGCCTTCCACGCCCTGAACAGGGAGGAGCAGGCCAAACACGAGAAGAAACGGCTGGCAG ATTATTGCAAAAAGGCCTACAAGAAGATGCACGTCACCAGGCTGGAGGAGCGAGTTACCACCATCTGTCAGAGAGAAAACTCCTTCTACGTCGACACGGTCCGGGCGTTCAGGGATCGGCGTTATGAGTTCAAAGGACTTCACAAA GTGTGGAAGAAGAAGCTGTCAGCAGCGCAGGACAGCGGAGATGCTGCTGAGGTGAAGCGCTGTAAGAACATGGAGATCCTGTACGAGTCCCTCCAGCTGGCTCATAAGTGCATCCTTAACTCCTTCTACGGCTACGTCATGAGGAAAGG TGCTCGCTGGTACTCCATGGAGATGGCCGGCATCGTGTGCTACACCGGAGCCAACATCATCACTCAGGCCAGGGAGCTCATTGAGCAAATAGG GAGGCCCCTTGAGTTGGACACTGACGGAATCTGGTGTGTCCTTCCCAACACTTTCCCTGAGAACTTTGTGATAAAGACCAGCAATGAGAAGAAGCCCAAAGTGACCATCTCCTACCCGGGGGCCATGCTGAACATCTTGGTAAAGGAGGGCTTCACCAACGAGCAGTACCACGAGCTGGAGGACCCCGCGTCGCTCACCTACAACATCCGCTCGGAGAACAGCATCTTCTTCGAGGTGGACGGGCCGTACCTGGCGATGATCCTGCCCGCCTCCAAGGAGGAAGGGAAGAAGCTCAAGAAGAG ATATGCTGTGTTCAATGAAGACGGCTCTCTGGCTGAGCTCAAAGGCTTTGAAGTGAAGAGGAGAGGTGAGCTCCAGCTCATCAAGATTTTTCAGTCCTCCGTGTTCGAGGCTTTCCTCAAAGGTACCACTCTGGAGGAGGTCTACGCGTCTGTGGCCAAAGTGGCCGACTACTGGCTGGATGTGCTGTACAGCAAG GCTGCCAACATGCCCGACGCGGAGCTGTTTGACCTGATTTCAGAGAATCGTTCCATGTCCAGAAAGCTTGAGGACTACGGAGAGCAAAAGTCCACGTCCATCAGCACAGCCAAGAGGCTGGCAGAGTTTCTGGGGGACCAGATGGTGAAAGACGCGGGTCTGAGCTGCCGCTATGTCATCTCCCGGAAACCAGAGGGTTCCCCCGTCACAGAAAG AGCCATTCCTCTGGCCATCTTCCAGGCAGAGCCCAGCGTCAAGAAGCATTTTCTCCGAAAGTGGCTAAAGATGCCCAGCCTGCACGACCTGGACATACGATCT ATCCTTGATTGGAGCTATTACATTGAGAGGTTGGGTAGTGCAATCCAAAAAATCATCACTATCCCTGCAGCTCtgcaacag GTGAAGAATCCAGTTCCAAGAGTGAGGCATCCCGACTGGCTGCACAAGAAACTCCTGGAGAAAAATGACATCtttaagcaaaagaaaataagtgaGCTGTTCACCAGTGAGGGCAAGAGACAG GTGACCCATCAGCCTCTTGAAGCAGGAGAAGCTGCAGACATCGAGGACTTTGGGATGCCAGCCAGACCCCTGCAGCCAGCCGTCCTCATCAGCACCAAGAGGAAGCGGGCTTCTCAGGGAGACGACAGCCAGGTGGAGTCTCAGGACGTCGAGCTCACGCAGTCGTGGAGAGAAATCCTGGGACCCCCCCCACCGAAGGGAACCACACAG GAGGGGCGTCTCGTTTGGCTGCGCTATCACAAGAAAAAGTGGGAGCTGCAGCTGAGGCAAcggaaggagaggaagaagaggaggaagctgcTGGATGGGGAAGCCCAACCTGTGGGCGGGGGGGTGATCAGAGGTGGCCCCACCACCGGCCTGGGAAGCTTCCTCCGCAGGACGGCCCGCAGCGTCCTGGACATGCCGTGGCAGATTGTGCAG ATTGCAGAGACGAGCCACCCCGGCCTGTACAAGCTGTGGGCTGTGATCGGAAACGACCTCCACTGCATGAAACTCAACATCCCGCGAGTTTTCTACGTCAACCAGAAAGTCCCAAAGCAGGAGGAGGGAGCCGTGTACAAAAAG GTGAACCGGATGCTGCCTCGCTCCAACATGGTGTACTACCTGTACGAGTACTCTGTACCAGAGGACATGTACCAAAAGCACATCAATGAGATCAACGCTGACCTCTCCGCTCCAGACATCGAAGGCGTCTATGAAACACAG GTCCCCTTGTTGTTCCGTGCGCTGGTGCAGCTTGGATGTGTGTGCATGGTGAACAAACACGTCGTGAGGGATCTGGCCGGCAGGGAGACCGACACCTTTGACCTGGAACATCTGGAGAGGAGGTCTCTGGCCCAGTTCAGCTACCTGGAACCTG GAAGTGTTCGCCACATGTACTTGTATCACCACAGCCAAGGGCAGAAGGCTCTGTTTGGCCTGTTCATCCCCTCTCAGCGCAAAGCTAGCATCTTCATCCTGGACACC GTTCGAAGCAACCAGATGCCCAACCTGAGTAATCTGTACACGGCTGAGCGCACCGCCCTGCTGGAGAAGACAACAGAGGAGCTTCTGCCTCCAGAGAAACACACCTTCGAGGTTCGAGCTGAGAATGACATCAAGGCGATTTCCCGCGCGCTCCAGCGCATCCTGCTGAACTACAAG GTGGAGCGGCGTGGGCCCACCCTCATCGCCCTGCAGTCCAACTGGGACTTGCTGCGACTGGCAGCAGGGATGCCGGTGCTCGAGGAGTTCCCAGTCGTTCCCGTACACGTGGTAGACGAGATCAGCTATAGCGTTCTGGACTGGCAACGCCACGGGGCCCGGCGAATGATCCGCCATTACCTGAACCTGGACAGCTGCCTGTCTCAAGCGTTTGACATGGCCCG GTATTACCACCTACCCGTGGGCAATTTACCCCAGGATGTGTCCATTTTTGGCTCAGACTTGTTCCTCGCGAGACACCTACGCAAACACAACCACCTGCTGTGGCTTTCGCCGACAGCCAGGCCCGACCTCGGAGGAAAAGAGGCCGACGACAGCCGTCTGGTCATGGAAAACGATGACCGGGGCTCCGTGGAGATCAACGCTCAGGGATGTTACTCCACAG TGTGTGTGGAGCTGGACCTGCAGAGCCTGGCGGTGAACACCATCCTCCAGTCGCAGCATGTCAACGACATGGAGGGCGGAGCCAGTCTGGGCGTCAGCTTTGACGTGATCCAGCAGGGGTCGTTGGAGGACATGATGTCAGGAAACCAGGGTGCCAGCGCCCTCGCCAGCTACGATGAAACTGCCCTCTGCTCCAACACGTTCAG GATCTTGAAGAGCATGGTGGTCGGATGGGTCAGGGAGATCACGCAGTACCACAACGTGTACGCGGACAACCAGGTGGTGCATTTCTACCGCTGGCTGCGCTCGCCGAGCTCGCTGCTGTACGACCCGGCACTGCACCGCACCCTGCACAACATGATGAAGAAGGTGTTTCTGCA GCTGGTTGCTGAGTTTAAACGTCTGGGCTCCACTGTGGTTTACGGAAACTTTAACAGGATCATCTTGAGTACTAAAAAACGGAGGATAGATGATGCCATCGCCTACGTAGAATACATCACCAACAG CATACACTCCAGGGAAATCTTCCACTCCCTGTCCATCTCCTTCTCCCGCTGCTGGGAGTTCCTGCTGTGGATGGACCCGGCTAATTTTGGTGGCGTGCAGGGCAAGCTGCCGTCCAGTGTCCTGTATGGAGAG GAAGGaaccaaacagaagaaaagcagacaaGAGGGGGAAGATGAAGACGAGAGTGAAGACGAGGATGTGGTGGAGGAAGATGATGCAGACGGAGAGACCGAAGAAGTCGAAGAGCTGATTGAAAGCAGCTGGAACATCATGCATTATCTTCCCCAAACAGCTTCCTGCCAGAAATACTTCCTCATGATTGTCTCAG CCTACATTGCTGCAGTTTACCACAGCATGAAAGAGGAGCTGAGGCGTAACGCTCCTGGAGCCACTCCGGTGAAGAGACGTGGCGGCAGCCAGGCTTCCCAGCAGGCGGTTGGGGACTTGAGTGCACTTCCTG GAATGATCTCCTTCTCCCAGGAATATGTGGCCAGCGAGCTGACGCAGAACATCTTCACCATCACTCAAAAGATCCAGAAGAAGGTGACAGGGTCCAGGAATGTAACTCAGACGTCGGAGCTGTTCCCCGTCCTGCCCGGCTCCCACCTCCCGCTCAACAAGCCAGCGCTGGAGTTCGTCAAATATGTCTGCCAG GTCCTTTCACTCGATGCCAACATCGTGAATCAAGTGAACAAATTAAAGCGAGACCTCCTGCGCCTCGTGGATGTGGGAGAGTTCTCAGAGGAGGCCCAGTTCCGGGACCCCTGTAACTCCTACATCCTGCCAGAAGTCATCTGCCACCACTGTAACTTCTGTCGGGACCTGGACCTCTGCAAGGACCCCTCCATGGCACAG GACGGGTCTGTCTTGCCTCAGTGGTTCTGTTCAAGCTGTCAGGTCCAGTATGAGAAGGACTCGATTGAGATGGCTCTGGTTGAAGCTCTGCAGAAGAAACTCATGAGCTACACGCTGCAGGACCTG GTGTGCATCAAATGTAAGGGAGTGAAGGAAGGAAACATGCCCCTCTACTGCAGATGTGCCGGAGACTTCGACCTCACTTACTCAGCCAAG AGCTTCTCTGAGCAGATCACGGTGTTTCAGAACATAGCGTCCCACTACAACATGAGGTTCCTGGAGGAGACCATTGACTGGCTGCTTGTGATGAGTCCTCAGATCAGCCGCTGA